A single region of the Candidatus Ancaeobacter aquaticus genome encodes:
- a CDS encoding glycosyltransferase → MTNKIIEKEIAVVGHVTEVYGPVQALTNYLKKQGKNIIFISNPFAYCSLEKSIACIYKDKMEVKSIDGPKNPTFKKLYALYYIRSSLFTFIQVVKRRKRVGLYIGIDNLNAFIGLILKKLGYVDKVVYYVIDYTKKRFLLGFFNWLYHFIDRICIKNADYIWNISSRIADVRESQGVNMERNLVVPVGVELEKIKKPNDSERDKNLLVAVSHLTESKGIQLIIDVMSDLRNELSAVKLHIIGTGPYESVLIDMVKKMGLDEYIKFLGPMNHDDLFAYLPKCGIALATYTEDPDSITYYADPTKPKEYLACGLPVIITKVPWIAEAIDNKHMGIAIHYKKDDLKNAIIKMLQDSDFYDECRINAFDFASKLSWDQIYDKALDESRI, encoded by the coding sequence ATGACAAATAAAATTATTGAAAAAGAAATTGCTGTTGTTGGACATGTTACTGAAGTTTATGGTCCAGTTCAAGCACTTACCAATTATTTGAAAAAGCAAGGCAAAAACATCATATTTATTTCTAATCCATTTGCATATTGTTCTTTAGAGAAATCTATAGCTTGTATTTATAAAGATAAAATGGAAGTGAAAAGTATAGATGGTCCTAAAAATCCAACATTCAAGAAACTTTATGCATTGTATTATATAAGAAGCTCATTATTTACATTTATTCAAGTTGTAAAAAGGAGGAAGAGAGTAGGGCTATATATTGGTATTGATAATCTAAATGCATTTATTGGATTAATTCTTAAAAAGTTGGGTTATGTAGATAAAGTTGTTTATTATGTAATTGATTATACAAAAAAAAGATTCCTATTAGGTTTTTTTAACTGGTTATATCATTTTATAGATAGAATATGTATAAAAAATGCGGACTATATATGGAATATATCTTCAAGAATTGCTGATGTGAGAGAATCACAAGGTGTTAATATGGAAAGAAATCTTGTTGTGCCTGTTGGGGTGGAACTTGAAAAGATAAAAAAACCTAATGATTCAGAAAGAGATAAGAATTTGCTTGTTGCTGTAAGTCATTTGACTGAGTCCAAGGGAATACAGCTTATTATTGATGTTATGTCAGATTTAAGGAATGAGTTATCTGCAGTAAAGCTTCATATAATAGGAACTGGTCCGTATGAATCAGTCTTAATAGATATGGTAAAAAAAATGGGGTTAGATGAATATATTAAATTCTTAGGACCTATGAATCATGATGATTTGTTTGCTTATCTACCTAAATGTGGTATTGCGTTGGCAACATATACAGAGGATCCTGATAGTATTACATATTATGCAGACCCAACAAAACCTAAAGAGTATTTAGCATGTGGTTTGCCGGTAATTATTACTAAAGTTCCATGGATTGCTGAAGCTATTGATAATAAGCATATGGGTATTGCGATTCATTATAAAAAAGATGATCTTAAAAATGCTATTATAAAGATGTTGCAAGACAGTGATTTTTATGATGAATGTAGAATAAATGCTTTTGATTTTGCATCTAAACTTTCATGGGATCAGATATATGATAAGGCATTAGATGAATCTAGAATTTAA
- a CDS encoding class I SAM-dependent methyltransferase has protein sequence MKTKVDISKQFFDNKAQDVNTSFIRTVSLSQKNEFDLIRKNISEKPRESTILDIGGGWGRISLFFLKEGFSVTVVDVSIGALNTLNTIYTNEKNDAWGNLETIEGDLSKLGNIGTYDIVFCIAILHHADSIKNILDKAYKSLKRGGRLIVLEPNPMNLLWYIFIFYQRMWKVEKGILRCRRNSIIQYLKDSDFNSIKVEGYGMFPNCIFNFSEKLLKINASVIPNLSFLKEFALFNIYTGIK, from the coding sequence ATGAAGACGAAAGTAGACATTTCAAAACAATTCTTTGATAATAAAGCTCAAGACGTAAACACGTCTTTTATTAGAACGGTTTCGCTTTCTCAAAAAAATGAGTTTGATTTAATTAGGAAAAACATCAGTGAAAAGCCAAGAGAGAGCACTATACTTGACATTGGAGGTGGTTGGGGGAGGATTTCACTGTTTTTTCTTAAGGAGGGGTTTTCTGTAACCGTAGTTGATGTATCTATAGGAGCGTTAAACACTCTTAATACTATTTATACAAATGAGAAAAATGATGCATGGGGGAATTTAGAAACTATAGAAGGTGATCTTTCAAAGTTAGGCAATATCGGGACATATGATATTGTGTTTTGTATAGCAATCTTGCATCATGCTGATTCAATAAAAAACATTTTAGACAAAGCATATAAATCGTTAAAAAGAGGCGGACGTTTGATTGTTTTAGAGCCTAATCCTATGAATTTGTTATGGTATATTTTTATATTCTATCAAAGGATGTGGAAAGTAGAAAAAGGAATATTGCGGTGTCGTAGAAATAGTATTATTCAATATTTAAAAGATTCAGATTTTAATTCAATAAAAGTTGAAGGTTATGGGATGTTTCCTAATTGTATATTTAATTTCTCGGAAAAATTGTTAAAAATAAATGCTTCAGTAATACCTAATTTATCATTTCTAAAAGAATTTGCATTATTTAATATCTATACAGGTATTAAATAA
- a CDS encoding radical SAM protein produces MANILFIDRGIPNIGIAYMSSYLNKHNHNVHYFRASLKSMFVPNLEIEIDSYITDVLHEKVDIFCISIMAINWSWVKEKVKILKQKYPSIPVLVGGPFATTSPDVILNYSEVDYVCIGDGEKPLLDIANSIDLGSLSTDIVDICNISFKDNNVPVIKDMTFYVNNLDDYPFPDFSIFEGQFSKHYFKYPGIITSRGCPFSCTYCTCPGLKEIYSKVGNFVRQHSVEYMIEYLSKLKIDYGCKSFIVNDDIFFLNKEWLRKFAHEYKKKVNIPITCLGNPNCVDDEVATLLHEVGCKLVIFGLQSGSEAVRRKIKRFETNQKVIQMANSFKKANVHFSINHIFDFPFEDIKSIYESACLYNEIRPNMIDPFSLVYFPKAEIVKDAVQLGYLTKKEEELIELGEVSGQVNPYNTKRDSNYKRYNLFYNMIPLMPKAFVDFILVSQERFIKFSKLLSYMPGFTAAFVKLILAFKNRTQFIQLSFLPDLIYYFKRKLLCK; encoded by the coding sequence ATGGCAAATATTTTATTTATAGATAGGGGTATCCCTAACATTGGGATAGCTTATATGTCTTCATACTTAAATAAGCACAATCATAATGTGCACTATTTTAGGGCTTCATTAAAATCAATGTTTGTCCCCAATCTTGAGATAGAAATAGACTCATATATAACTGATGTTTTGCATGAGAAAGTTGATATATTTTGTATATCAATAATGGCAATAAATTGGTCCTGGGTTAAAGAAAAAGTAAAGATTTTAAAACAAAAATATCCTTCTATCCCAGTATTAGTTGGAGGACCTTTTGCTACAACATCTCCTGATGTTATATTAAATTATTCAGAAGTAGATTATGTCTGTATAGGGGATGGAGAAAAGCCTTTATTAGATATTGCAAATAGCATTGATTTAGGTTCATTATCTACTGATATTGTTGATATATGCAATATTTCATTCAAAGATAATAATGTACCTGTTATAAAAGATATGACTTTTTATGTTAATAACCTAGATGATTATCCATTTCCGGATTTTAGTATTTTTGAGGGTCAATTCTCAAAACATTATTTTAAATATCCGGGTATAATAACTAGTCGCGGATGTCCGTTTTCTTGTACATATTGTACATGTCCCGGTTTAAAGGAAATATATTCAAAAGTAGGTAATTTTGTAAGACAGCACAGTGTAGAATATATGATTGAATATTTGAGTAAGTTAAAGATAGATTATGGATGTAAATCTTTTATTGTTAATGATGATATTTTCTTCCTTAACAAGGAATGGCTGAGAAAATTTGCACATGAATATAAAAAGAAAGTTAATATACCTATAACGTGTTTAGGTAATCCTAATTGTGTGGATGATGAAGTGGCAACTTTGTTGCATGAAGTTGGATGCAAGTTGGTGATTTTTGGTCTTCAAAGTGGATCAGAAGCTGTAAGAAGAAAAATAAAAAGGTTTGAAACGAATCAAAAAGTTATTCAAATGGCAAATTCTTTTAAAAAAGCTAATGTGCATTTTTCAATAAATCACATTTTTGATTTTCCTTTTGAGGATATAAAGAGCATATATGAAAGTGCATGTTTGTATAATGAAATTAGGCCAAATATGATAGATCCTTTTTCATTGGTATATTTTCCAAAGGCTGAAATTGTTAAGGATGCAGTTCAGTTAGGATACCTTACAAAAAAAGAAGAGGAGCTTATAGAATTAGGGGAAGTAAGTGGCCAAGTAAACCCATATAATACAAAAAGAGATTCGAACTATAAAAGATATAACCTTTTTTATAATATGATACCTTTAATGCCAAAAGCGTTTGTGGATTTTATTTTGGTTTCACAAGAAAGATTTATTAAATTTTCAAAATTATTATCTTATATGCCGGGATTTACCGCTGCATTTGTTAAGTTGATTCTTGCTTTTAAAAATCGAACGCAATTTATACAGCTTTCGTTTCTTCCTGACCTAATATATTATTTTAAACGAAAACTTCTGTGTAAATGA
- a CDS encoding radical SAM protein produces the protein MTNSKKILLVYPGKQGATFPELPLPILYLSYALREAGFFPHVLDMRLDDYKLVCPQDYLFIGVSVLTGPPIKYGLQFAKFVKNICPEVPIVWGGIHTSLLPEQTLKSDLVDYVVFGEGEDTIKELAITLSNKGDVSCIKGIGYKTDGKTCVNEAREFIDFTKIPKELPYELFQMDRYVIDIFPIHSSRGCPYRCSFCYSLVFNKRRWRAKSAVTVLDEIEYVINKFGVSHISFTWEDEFFIDKDRVKDICEGILERNINIKWDAFCRFNHFYKFEEDYIRLLERSGCASLSFGGESGSQRMLDDIITKDVVVEQMIITAKKLAKTKICQIVSFISGLPEETDRDMDLTFKLMDKLYEINPNIYLNGLFLYTPYPGTKLFELVATKYNYQIPDSLEAWANFGIFRNVGATWQTEDYMKKYKTVSILTRFPFYRNQFRLKDIGTVIGGGRFDKFPYNIIYYVFTSLARWRWKKKYFKFPIEWWLLEKIMERYRGFI, from the coding sequence ATGACAAATTCTAAAAAGATTTTATTAGTATATCCTGGGAAGCAGGGAGCAACTTTTCCTGAATTGCCATTGCCAATTCTTTATCTTTCATATGCATTAAGGGAAGCCGGGTTTTTCCCGCACGTATTAGATATGCGTTTAGATGACTATAAATTAGTTTGTCCACAGGATTATTTGTTTATTGGTGTCAGTGTTTTAACCGGTCCTCCGATAAAATATGGTCTCCAATTTGCGAAATTCGTTAAAAATATATGCCCGGAAGTTCCAATTGTATGGGGTGGGATACATACATCATTATTACCTGAACAAACTTTAAAGAGTGATTTAGTGGATTATGTAGTTTTTGGAGAGGGAGAGGATACTATTAAGGAGTTAGCAATAACCTTGAGTAATAAAGGGGATGTGTCATGTATTAAAGGTATTGGATATAAAACAGATGGGAAAACCTGTGTAAATGAGGCTAGAGAGTTTATTGACTTTACTAAAATACCGAAAGAATTACCTTATGAATTATTTCAAATGGATAGATATGTAATAGATATTTTTCCGATACACTCAAGCCGTGGTTGTCCATATAGATGTAGTTTTTGTTATAGCCTAGTATTTAATAAAAGACGTTGGCGGGCTAAGTCTGCTGTTACGGTATTAGATGAAATTGAATATGTTATTAATAAGTTTGGAGTTAGTCATATCAGTTTCACATGGGAGGATGAATTTTTTATTGATAAAGATAGAGTAAAAGATATATGTGAAGGAATTTTAGAGCGTAATATTAATATTAAATGGGATGCATTTTGTAGATTTAATCATTTTTATAAGTTTGAAGAAGACTATATAAGGTTACTGGAAAGATCAGGTTGTGCTTCATTATCATTTGGCGGAGAGTCAGGTTCTCAGAGAATGTTAGACGATATAATTACTAAAGATGTTGTAGTAGAACAGATGATAATAACTGCTAAAAAACTAGCAAAGACAAAGATTTGTCAAATTGTGAGCTTTATATCAGGTTTGCCTGAAGAAACAGACCGAGATATGGATTTGACATTTAAATTGATGGATAAACTTTATGAAATAAATCCTAATATTTATTTAAATGGTTTATTTTTATATACTCCTTATCCTGGAACTAAACTTTTTGAATTGGTTGCGACAAAATATAATTATCAGATACCTGATTCTTTAGAGGCATGGGCTAATTTCGGTATATTTAGAAATGTAGGCGCAACATGGCAGACAGAAGACTATATGAAGAAATATAAAACTGTGTCAATATTGACGCGTTTTCCATTTTATAGAAATCAATTTAGATTAAAAGATATAGGAACAGTTATTGGTGGTGGTCGTTTTGATAAATTTCCATATAATATTATATACTATGTATTTACATCTTTGGCAAGATGGCGTTGGAAAAAGAAATATTTTAAATTCCCTATAGAGTGGTGGCTTTTGGAAAAGATCATGGAAAGGTATAGGGGATTTATATGA
- a CDS encoding glycosyltransferase family 2 protein, producing the protein MKAKIFSIIILNWNGKKWLRKCIDSVLQQSFKKYEIIFVDNNSSDDSVKFVEENYPFIKVINNDQNFGYAKGNNIGADIASGDFIFFLNSDAYIEKDCLEHIDRAICSSQNKVNIFALKMFSYDKAKNLYPNNSWMIVDVFGYPHLGVEPFYSDGAALVISRNLFDKLKGFDEYHFMYAEDIDLCWRAKLIGCNVVGLQAAIVYHSVSGSSFAADKDSNMHITSVNKRYLVERNTIRNLLKNYSTITLLWIVPLLLLMYFIECFLCIFLRRSEMIYHVYIKALQYNFAMLKNTIEERNIIQKKRVVSDIGIFKYMTFRLSKVNLVKKVGISNVCVKNEK; encoded by the coding sequence ATGAAAGCAAAAATATTTTCTATAATAATACTTAATTGGAACGGTAAAAAATGGCTCAGGAAATGCATTGACAGTGTTTTGCAACAGAGCTTTAAAAAATATGAAATCATTTTTGTAGATAATAATTCAAGTGATGACTCTGTTAAATTTGTTGAAGAAAATTACCCATTCATTAAAGTTATTAATAATGATCAAAATTTTGGGTATGCAAAAGGGAATAATATTGGTGCTGATATAGCATCTGGTGATTTTATTTTCTTTTTGAATAGTGATGCGTATATTGAAAAAGATTGTCTGGAGCATATTGATAGAGCTATATGTTCGAGCCAAAACAAGGTAAATATATTTGCGTTAAAAATGTTTTCTTACGATAAAGCAAAAAACCTGTATCCAAATAATAGTTGGATGATCGTTGATGTTTTTGGTTATCCTCATTTAGGGGTAGAACCCTTTTATTCAGATGGAGCGGCATTGGTTATTAGTAGAAACTTGTTTGATAAATTAAAAGGATTTGATGAATATCATTTTATGTATGCTGAAGATATAGATTTATGTTGGCGGGCAAAATTAATTGGTTGCAATGTTGTAGGGCTACAGGCGGCGATAGTTTATCATTCAGTAAGTGGTTCTAGTTTTGCCGCAGATAAAGACTCAAATATGCATATTACTTCTGTTAATAAGCGTTATCTTGTAGAAAGAAATACAATTCGTAATCTTCTAAAGAACTATTCTACAATAACTCTTTTATGGATAGTCCCGTTACTATTGTTAATGTATTTTATTGAATGTTTTCTATGTATATTTTTGCGCAGGTCGGAGATGATCTACCATGTGTATATAAAAGCCTTACAATATAATTTTGCTATGTTAAAAAATACGATAGAGGAGAGAAATATAATTCAAAAAAAGAGAGTTGTTTCTGATATAGGTATATTTAAATATATGACATTTAGATTATCCAAGGTAAATCTGGTTAAAAAAGTTGGAATAAGTAATGTTTGTGTGAAAAATGAGAAGTAG